A section of the Enterococcus montenegrensis genome encodes:
- the leuB gene encoding 3-isopropylmalate dehydrogenase: MKKITVLAGDGIGPEIMNSAIAVLQAAAPKCGQEFQFDEQPFGGAGIEVSGKGLPQKTLVACQNADAILLGAIGGIAGSPWEKAEQTPEQGLLALRKALNLFANIRPISVPDALLPLSPIKEAIVKGTDFIVVRELTSGIYFGEPRELQEQAAFDTCRYTQKEVTRIAHKAFQIAQTRNKKVTSVDKANVLATSKLWRKVVTQVAKQYPDCTLEHQLVDSCAMRIVQKPTEFDVIVTENLFGDILSDEASVLPGTLGVLPSASHSENGVSLYEPIHGSAPDIAGKNIANPASMILSAALMLRQSFSEEKMAQAIETAVFAVMDEGVITADLGGSAKTTEFTTAVINKIQA, translated from the coding sequence ATGAAAAAAATTACAGTTTTAGCCGGGGATGGAATTGGACCGGAAATTATGAATAGTGCCATTGCTGTGTTGCAGGCAGCTGCACCCAAGTGTGGTCAGGAATTTCAATTTGATGAACAACCTTTTGGCGGTGCTGGAATTGAAGTCAGTGGTAAAGGATTGCCGCAAAAAACATTAGTTGCCTGTCAAAATGCGGATGCAATTTTATTAGGGGCTATTGGTGGTATTGCAGGTTCACCTTGGGAAAAAGCCGAACAAACGCCTGAACAAGGACTGTTAGCCCTACGAAAAGCGTTAAATCTCTTTGCCAATATTCGGCCAATCAGTGTGCCAGATGCACTGCTACCCTTATCTCCCATTAAAGAAGCAATCGTAAAAGGGACAGATTTTATCGTGGTGAGGGAATTAACCAGTGGCATTTATTTTGGCGAACCAAGAGAGTTACAAGAACAAGCAGCTTTTGATACCTGCCGTTACACGCAAAAAGAAGTTACGCGAATTGCCCATAAAGCTTTTCAAATTGCACAAACTCGTAATAAAAAAGTAACGTCGGTGGATAAAGCCAATGTATTGGCTACAAGTAAATTATGGCGCAAAGTTGTGACGCAAGTAGCCAAACAATACCCTGATTGTACATTGGAACATCAGCTGGTTGATTCCTGTGCGATGCGTATCGTGCAAAAGCCCACAGAATTTGATGTGATTGTCACAGAAAATTTATTTGGTGATATTTTAAGCGATGAAGCCTCTGTTTTACCGGGAACATTAGGTGTTTTGCCAAGTGCTAGTCATAGTGAAAACGGTGTGTCATTATATGAACCCATTCACGGTTCAGCCCCAGATATTGCCGGAAAAAATATTGCCAATCCTGCTTCAATGATTTTATCAGCGGCTTTAATGTTACGACAAAGTTTTAGTGAAGAAAAAATGGCGCAAGCAATTGAAACAGCCGTTTTTGCGGTTATGGATGAAGGTGTCATTACGGCTGATTTAGGCGGTAGTGCAAAGACGACGGAATTTACAACAGCTGTCATAAATAAAATTCAAGCATAA
- the leuC gene encoding 3-isopropylmalate dehydratase large subunit encodes MGKTLFDKIWERHVIKGEAGGAQLLYVDLQLIHEVTSPQAFEGLRQAKRKVRCPKRVFATMDHNVPTVDIHNITDLIAKKQIDTLRQNCQEFGIELCDNGSENQGIVHMVGPEMGLTQPGKVIVCGDSHTATHGAFGAIAFGIGTSEVEHVFATQTIWQKKPKRMGIKVTGKLQPGVYAKDIILALIAKYGTDFGVGYAAEFFGDTITNLSMEERMTICNMAIEGGAKMGMMAPDQKTFDYVAKRKYAPRNMDAAIADWQTLYTDEDAQFDTLLELDAKNLAPYITWGTNPEMGVSFEENFPAIKDHNDALAYEYMDLKPGQTPNDIPIEYVFIGSCTNGRLSDLQEAAKIIAGKKIKVGVTGIVVPGSRPVKKAAEKLGLDEVFKAAGFEWREPGCSMCLGMNPDKVPEFVHCASTSNRNFVGRQGKNSRTHLCSPAMAAAAALNGTFVDVRKIVKGAAC; translated from the coding sequence ATGGGAAAAACACTTTTTGATAAGATTTGGGAACGTCACGTCATTAAAGGAGAAGCAGGAGGCGCTCAATTATTATATGTAGATCTGCAGCTGATCCATGAAGTTACTTCACCGCAAGCTTTTGAAGGCTTGCGACAAGCTAAGCGTAAAGTTCGCTGTCCCAAGCGAGTTTTTGCCACGATGGATCATAATGTCCCAACGGTGGATATTCATAATATCACGGACTTGATTGCAAAAAAGCAAATCGATACTTTACGCCAAAATTGTCAGGAATTTGGGATTGAGCTTTGTGATAATGGTTCAGAAAATCAAGGAATTGTTCACATGGTAGGACCAGAGATGGGGTTGACACAACCAGGTAAAGTCATTGTTTGTGGCGATTCCCACACGGCTACTCATGGTGCTTTTGGCGCAATTGCCTTTGGGATTGGCACAAGTGAGGTGGAACATGTTTTTGCAACGCAAACAATTTGGCAGAAAAAACCAAAACGCATGGGTATTAAAGTAACAGGGAAATTACAACCAGGAGTTTATGCTAAAGATATTATTTTAGCTTTGATTGCTAAATACGGTACGGATTTTGGTGTTGGCTATGCGGCGGAGTTTTTCGGAGATACAATTACGAATTTATCAATGGAAGAGCGGATGACTATTTGTAATATGGCAATTGAAGGTGGTGCTAAAATGGGGATGATGGCCCCGGATCAAAAGACATTTGATTATGTTGCAAAACGTAAATATGCACCTAGAAATATGGACGCAGCTATAGCCGATTGGCAGACGCTTTATACAGATGAAGATGCCCAATTTGATACGTTATTAGAATTGGATGCCAAAAATTTAGCACCTTATATTACCTGGGGGACCAATCCGGAGATGGGGGTTTCTTTTGAAGAGAACTTTCCTGCAATCAAAGATCATAATGATGCATTAGCTTATGAATATATGGATTTAAAGCCTGGTCAAACACCCAATGATATTCCAATTGAATATGTTTTTATTGGTTCTTGTACTAACGGCCGACTTTCAGATTTACAAGAAGCCGCTAAAATTATTGCAGGCAAAAAAATTAAAGTCGGTGTCACGGGCATTGTTGTACCAGGTTCACGACCAGTAAAAAAGGCCGCTGAAAAGTTAGGGCTAGATGAAGTTTTCAAGGCCGCAGGATTTGAATGGCGAGAACCCGGCTGTTCCATGTGTTTGGGGATGAATCCAGATAAAGTTCCTGAGTTTGTCCACTGTGCCTCTACTTCTAATCGCAACTTTGTGGGCCGTCAAGGGAAAAATTCCCGCACGCATCTATGTAGTCCGGCTATGGCGGCTGCCGCTGCGCTAAATGGAACTTTTGTCGATGTACGAAAAATCGTGAAAGGAGCTGCATGTTAA
- the leuD gene encoding 3-isopropylmalate dehydratase small subunit: MEAFKVYTGMTVPFMNDNVDTDQIIPKTYLKRVDKKGFGEFLFDDWRYLSDHRPNPEFVLNFPEYQKATILVSGDNFGSGSSREHAAWALMDYGFKAVIAGSFSDIFYMNATKNGLLPIALDKVAREKLAAVSPTAKITIDLPNQVVKTKEDTFSFAIDETWKNKLVNGLDEIGITLQAEELISQYENEGVPTYWR, translated from the coding sequence ATGGAGGCATTTAAAGTCTATACGGGAATGACTGTTCCTTTTATGAATGATAATGTGGATACCGACCAAATTATTCCAAAAACGTATTTGAAACGTGTAGATAAAAAAGGTTTTGGTGAATTTCTTTTTGATGATTGGCGCTATTTGTCAGATCACAGGCCCAATCCTGAATTTGTGTTAAACTTTCCAGAGTATCAAAAGGCTACGATTTTAGTTTCAGGCGATAATTTTGGTTCTGGTTCTTCGCGAGAACACGCGGCCTGGGCTTTAATGGATTATGGCTTTAAAGCAGTTATTGCTGGCAGTTTTAGTGACATTTTTTATATGAATGCGACTAAAAATGGCCTGTTGCCGATTGCTTTAGACAAAGTAGCACGAGAAAAATTAGCAGCTGTATCACCGACCGCTAAAATTACGATCGATTTACCAAACCAAGTTGTCAAAACAAAAGAGGACACATTTTCATTTGCTATTGATGAAACGTGGAAAAATAAATTGGTGAATGGCTTAGATGAAATTGGGATTACCTTGCAAGCAGAAGAATTGATTAGCCAATATGAAAATGAAGGTGTGCCCACCTATTGGCGTTAA
- a CDS encoding MarR family winged helix-turn-helix transcriptional regulator, with amino-acid sequence MAEDFLTKELCFQLYVASKEIIRLYKPFLAELDLTYTSFIALLAIEEDMSVKCLGEKLFLDSGTLSPLLKKMENQGLLNRSRSPEDERILKIDLTQKGREIKSQLPNISKKVYQNIKSRNPEIDYHQLMHFLNQLNLAF; translated from the coding sequence TTGGCGGAAGATTTTTTAACAAAAGAATTATGTTTTCAGCTGTATGTTGCCTCAAAAGAAATAATTCGGTTATATAAACCTTTTCTAGCAGAATTGGATTTGACTTATACAAGTTTTATCGCTTTATTGGCGATTGAAGAGGATATGAGTGTAAAATGTTTAGGTGAAAAATTATTCCTAGATTCGGGCACTTTAAGCCCACTTTTAAAAAAAATGGAGAATCAAGGATTACTAAATCGTAGCCGTTCTCCTGAAGATGAGCGAATTCTAAAAATTGATTTAACCCAAAAAGGGCGAGAAATTAAATCCCAATTACCTAATATTTCAAAAAAAGTTTATCAAAATATTAAAAGCCGCAATCCCGAAATTGACTACCATCAACTCATGCACTTTTTAAATCAACTAAACTTGGCTTTTTAA
- a CDS encoding Ohr family peroxiredoxin, protein MKKVYATKMINTGGRTGEVHSPDHAFTMNILPPGSKEKGPANPEQLFAAGYSACFNSALSYIKEQAGFTGESTIEVTVSLYNLSQSELPDVQLGVEIAGHIDGATNEETMELLQEAHKVCPYSRATKGNIAVTINAY, encoded by the coding sequence ATGAAAAAAGTTTATGCAACTAAGATGATTAATACCGGTGGTCGTACAGGAGAAGTTCACTCACCTGATCACGCTTTTACCATGAATATTTTGCCTCCTGGCAGCAAAGAAAAAGGCCCAGCAAATCCCGAACAACTTTTTGCAGCAGGTTACAGTGCTTGTTTTAACAGTGCACTTTCTTATATTAAAGAACAAGCGGGCTTTACCGGTGAATCTACGATTGAAGTAACCGTTTCTTTATATAATTTGAGTCAATCGGAATTACCTGACGTGCAATTAGGTGTTGAAATTGCCGGACATATCGACGGTGCGACGAATGAAGAAACAATGGAATTATTGCAAGAAGCGCATAAAGTTTGCCCGTATTCTCGTGCTACCAAAGGAAATATCGCAGTAACTATTAATGCTTATTAA
- a CDS encoding NADP-dependent oxidoreductase, whose product METRAIVINQYGGSEGLQEENVKLPALKEDQVLVQVQATSINPIDWKLREGYLQQMFDWEFPIILGWDVAGIISAVGENVTDWQIGDRVFARPATTRFGTYADYAIVDTNLLAKIPANISFEAAAATPLAALTAYQGLFNHGHLQKGEKVLIHAGAGGVGTYAIQLAKAQGAEVFTTASKKNHELLYRLGADKVIDYHEENFAEAFSDLDLVLDTMGGKIQEDSVQVLKNGGRLVTVLGISNPDLMTAKNIFAQAIWLEPNGKELAQLANRMQAGQLESVIGAQFPLTAAGVKSAHELSATHHAVGKIVLINN is encoded by the coding sequence ATGGAAACTCGTGCAATTGTCATTAATCAGTATGGTGGTAGTGAAGGTTTACAAGAAGAAAATGTGAAGCTGCCCGCTTTAAAAGAAGATCAAGTTTTAGTTCAAGTTCAAGCGACCTCAATTAATCCAATCGATTGGAAATTGCGAGAAGGTTATTTGCAACAGATGTTTGATTGGGAATTTCCCATTATTCTTGGCTGGGATGTAGCTGGAATAATTAGCGCAGTTGGTGAAAATGTCACAGACTGGCAAATCGGTGATCGTGTTTTTGCTCGACCGGCGACTACGCGTTTTGGAACTTATGCCGATTATGCGATTGTGGATACAAATCTTTTGGCTAAAATACCCGCTAATATTTCCTTTGAAGCTGCTGCTGCCACACCTCTGGCGGCTTTGACAGCTTATCAAGGATTATTCAATCATGGTCATTTGCAAAAAGGTGAAAAAGTTTTGATTCATGCTGGTGCCGGTGGTGTCGGAACTTATGCAATTCAATTAGCAAAAGCACAAGGAGCTGAGGTATTTACAACTGCTAGCAAAAAAAATCATGAACTGCTTTATCGCCTTGGCGCAGACAAAGTAATTGATTATCATGAAGAAAATTTTGCAGAAGCTTTTTCTGATTTAGATTTGGTATTAGATACAATGGGAGGAAAAATTCAAGAAGACAGTGTCCAAGTGCTCAAAAATGGTGGTCGCTTAGTCACAGTCTTAGGTATCAGTAATCCGGATTTAATGACAGCTAAAAATATTTTTGCACAGGCTATTTGGTTAGAACCAAATGGTAAAGAGTTAGCGCAATTAGCCAATAGGATGCAGGCAGGTCAGTTAGAAAGTGTTATTGGTGCGCAATTTCCGCTAACGGCTGCAGGAGTGAAATCAGCCCATGAATTAAGTGCTACCCATCATGCGGTGGGCAAAATTGTTTTAATCAATAATTAA
- a CDS encoding PocR ligand-binding domain-containing protein, which produces MSTHFEIEKVLDLEKWERLQESIAVATHLAIILVDYKGKPITKHSQVKPFCNLARHHPQLAQFCEKCDARGGLEAVRTGEPFIYRCHFNIVDLAIPILVDNNYVGAIMAGEILLDEQQEELEQILNLDTRADVAAFKAEHQDLINAYPRFSMADLNHAANMLEQLSEYIVTEAIKKDYLIKAYQQTLRLTKRTTNLAVIKDEEPVDLTFIQEDIRQSVLEKRLNTNSGIYQAKNKILQPAVDAVFANKSNHVDLPTLAQLVNLSPSYLSRLLKEEFGEPFSQIYSKLKIYWAEELLKDTDLSISDVSEELGYLEPSYFIRSFKKIKGQTPLKWRQQNRP; this is translated from the coding sequence ATGAGTACCCATTTTGAAATTGAAAAAGTTTTGGATTTAGAAAAATGGGAGCGCCTACAAGAAAGTATTGCTGTCGCTACCCACTTAGCAATTATTTTAGTTGATTACAAAGGCAAACCCATTACAAAGCACAGCCAAGTGAAACCCTTTTGTAACTTAGCCCGTCACCACCCACAATTAGCACAATTTTGTGAAAAATGTGATGCCCGCGGCGGTTTAGAAGCTGTGCGCACCGGTGAACCTTTCATTTACCGCTGTCATTTTAATATTGTTGATTTAGCCATTCCTATTCTGGTGGACAATAATTACGTCGGTGCTATTATGGCAGGGGAAATTTTATTAGACGAACAACAAGAAGAATTAGAACAGATTTTAAACTTGGATACCCGCGCTGATGTCGCCGCCTTTAAAGCTGAACATCAGGATTTAATTAACGCCTATCCGCGTTTTAGTATGGCCGATTTAAATCATGCAGCCAATATGTTAGAACAATTAAGTGAATATATTGTCACCGAAGCCATCAAAAAAGATTACTTAATCAAAGCCTATCAACAAACACTTCGTCTAACAAAGCGCACTACAAATTTAGCTGTCATAAAAGATGAAGAACCGGTTGATTTGACCTTTATTCAAGAGGATATTCGCCAATCAGTCTTAGAAAAACGCTTAAATACCAACAGTGGCATTTATCAAGCTAAAAACAAAATTTTGCAACCAGCTGTCGATGCCGTCTTCGCTAATAAAAGCAATCATGTGGATCTGCCAACACTAGCACAGTTGGTGAATTTGAGCCCTAGTTATTTAAGCCGTCTTTTGAAAGAAGAATTTGGTGAGCCTTTTAGCCAGATTTACAGTAAGCTAAAAATCTATTGGGCCGAAGAGTTGTTAAAAGATACTGATTTATCAATCAGCGATGTTAGTGAAGAACTCGGCTACCTGGAGCCTAGCTATTTTATCCGCTCTTTTAAAAAAATTAAGGGACAAACGCCTTTAAAATGGCGCCAACAAAATCGCCCCTAA